In Rhizophagus irregularis chromosome 26, complete sequence, one genomic interval encodes:
- a CDS encoding 60S ribosomal protein uL2 gives MGRVIRSQRKGPGGIFKSHTRLRKGAAKLRPLDYAERHGYIRGIVKEIIHDPGRGAPLAKVQFRDPYRYKLRFQTFIATEGLHTGQFIYCGRKATLTVGNVLPVGAMPEGTIICNVEEKIGDRGAIARASGNYATIIGHNHDEGKTRIKLPSGAKKVINSSARATVGIVAGGGRIDKPLLKAGRAYHKYRVKRNCWPKTRGVAMNPVDHPHGGGNHQHIGHASTVSRESAPGQKVGLIAARRSGLLRGTNKVKSA, from the exons ATGGGTCGTGTTATTCGTTCTCAAAGAAAAGGTCCCGGTGGAATTTTCAAATCCCACACTAGACTTCGCAAGGGAGCTGCCAAATTAAGACCTCTAGATTATGCAGAACGTCATGGATATATAAGAGGTATTGTTAAAGAAATTATCCACGACCCTGGCCGTGGTGCCCCTCTCGCTAAAGTTCAATTTCGTGATCCTTATCG aTATAAACTCCGTTTCCAGACATTTATTGCTACAGAAGGATTGCACACTGGCCAATTCATTTATTGCGGAAGAAAAGCCACTTTAACTGTTGGAAATGTGCTTCCTGTTGGTGCAATGCCTGAAGGTACAATCATTTGTAACGTTGAAGAAAAGATTGGTGACCGTGGTGCAATAGCTCGTGCTTCTGGCAACTATGCCACTATTATTGGTCATAATCACGATGAAGGCAAGACTCGTATTAAACTTCCATCAGGTGCTAAAAAGGTTATCAACTCTAGTGCTCGCGCCACAGTAGGTATTGTAGCTGGCGGAGGTCGAATTGATAAACCTTTACTTAAGGCTGGACGTGCATATCACAAATATCGTGTAAAGAGGAATTGCTGGCCCAAGACTCGTGGTGTTGCTATGAATCCCGTGGACCATCCTCATGGTGGTGGTAACCATCAACACATTGGTCATGCATCTACAGTCTCCAGAGAAAGTGCACCTGGTCAAAAA GTCGGTTTAATTGCGGCCAGAAGAAGTGGTTTGCTTCGTGGTACAAACAAGGTCAAGTCAGCATAG